A region from the Pseudomonas sp. KU26590 genome encodes:
- the yidD gene encoding membrane protein insertion efficiency factor YidD, whose translation MARLSVAVIHAYQRFAPHRLRSACRYEPSCSNYAILAIEKYGAVKGWKLALNRICRCKVPYGGTDYP comes from the coding sequence ATGGCGCGGTTGTCTGTAGCGGTAATTCACGCCTACCAGCGCTTTGCTCCACACCGCCTCAGATCCGCCTGCCGATATGAGCCTTCCTGCTCTAATTACGCAATATTGGCGATTGAAAAATACGGTGCGGTAAAGGGGTGGAAACTGGCTCTGAATCGCATCTGTCGATGCAAAGTCCCCTACGGGGGGACCGACTACCCATAA
- a CDS encoding DUF4177 domain-containing protein, which translates to MFVYKMVQVPPNVEVQAKNQKGNEAAAYLQNVVNQHAGDGWEFYRIDTIGVAVQPGCFAGLFGQKAELSQYYVISFRRPG; encoded by the coding sequence GTGTTCGTATATAAAATGGTGCAGGTTCCGCCAAACGTAGAAGTCCAGGCGAAGAATCAAAAAGGGAATGAGGCTGCTGCTTATCTACAGAATGTTGTGAATCAGCATGCAGGGGATGGGTGGGAGTTTTATCGAATTGACACGATCGGAGTGGCAGTACAACCAGGATGTTTTGCAGGACTCTTCGGACAAAAAGCTGAGCTTTCTCAATATTATGTAATTTCTTTCCGGCGACCTGGTTAA